One part of the Marinifilum sp. JC120 genome encodes these proteins:
- a CDS encoding DUF1614 domain-containing protein translates to MRGPMFSLPTVLFLGIIFFVLIFFLFIFVQVGLVTVAFSKLGLTAGQGFLLLIATLFGSGVNIPVFRSERLVPDVRVRRVRMFNPYSPLDAQRDAATLTNQVVAVNLGGCVIPVLLSLSLLSRSGFDFSILLCVAVVSVAAYVLARPIPGVGIGIPVLIPPLITALAALIFVQGEMAPIAAYVAGSLGTLIGADLLHLATPATRRVLDAPVVSIGGAGTFDGIFITGILAVLLA, encoded by the coding sequence ATGCGCGGCCCCATGTTCTCTCTGCCCACAGTTCTTTTTCTAGGCATCATTTTTTTTGTCCTCATATTCTTTTTGTTTATATTTGTACAGGTTGGTCTCGTAACCGTGGCTTTCTCCAAGCTGGGCCTGACTGCGGGACAGGGATTCCTGCTGCTCATTGCTACTTTATTCGGGAGCGGGGTTAATATTCCGGTATTCCGTTCGGAAAGGCTGGTTCCTGATGTGAGAGTCAGGCGGGTGCGCATGTTCAATCCCTATTCTCCGCTGGATGCTCAGCGGGATGCGGCAACGCTGACCAATCAGGTGGTGGCTGTTAATCTCGGCGGCTGTGTGATTCCGGTATTGCTTTCTCTCTCTTTGCTCAGCAGGTCCGGTTTTGATTTTTCTATCCTGCTCTGCGTGGCTGTGGTCAGTGTGGCCGCTTATGTTCTAGCCCGACCTATTCCGGGAGTGGGGATCGGAATACCGGTGCTTATTCCGCCGCTGATTACCGCTCTTGCAGCCCTGATTTTTGTGCAGGGTGAAATGGCTCCTATAGCGGCTTATGTTGCAGGAAGTCTCGGGACCTTGATAGGTGCGGATTTGTTGCACCTCGCCACTCCGGCCACCCGGCGGGTACTTGATGCTCCAGTGGTTTCCATCGGCGGGGCAGGAACTTTTGACGGAATTTTTATCACCGGTATTTTGGCTGTTCTACTGGCCTGA
- a CDS encoding MogA/MoaB family molybdenum cofactor biosynthesis protein → MLKCDFSTIKDAGVGSRIVLSDSCFQPQGCVCVSVSGDVRGLRAGMILESDGAGLLCIVSGGWTSGVPGARSWTAEVLAELPHGEVDLYVKKEGYSLAYVTLSDKGAAGERKDEAGPLIAEMIKNALPVSITQGYLIPDESSDLKALLMHLAHVDGFDLIMTTGGTGVGPRDVSPEATLAVIEKRLPGFERAITATGLEKTPHAMISRAVAGTLGESVIVNFPGSPKAVRESLEAVLPALKHTVDKLQGDKTDCAIVS, encoded by the coding sequence GTGCTTAAATGTGATTTTTCTACGATAAAAGATGCAGGTGTCGGCAGTAGGATCGTGTTAAGTGATTCTTGTTTCCAGCCGCAAGGGTGTGTCTGTGTGTCCGTGTCTGGAGATGTAAGAGGGCTGCGGGCCGGGATGATACTTGAAAGCGACGGCGCTGGGCTGCTGTGCATTGTTTCGGGGGGCTGGACTTCCGGTGTGCCGGGAGCAAGATCGTGGACAGCAGAAGTTTTGGCAGAATTGCCGCATGGTGAGGTTGATCTTTACGTGAAGAAGGAGGGGTACTCCCTTGCTTATGTCACTTTGAGTGACAAAGGTGCAGCCGGGGAAAGAAAGGATGAAGCCGGACCGCTTATTGCTGAAATGATAAAAAATGCACTTCCGGTTTCCATTACTCAAGGGTATTTGATCCCTGACGAAAGCAGTGATCTCAAAGCATTACTCATGCATCTTGCCCATGTGGATGGTTTTGATCTGATCATGACCACCGGCGGGACCGGGGTCGGGCCGCGAGATGTATCCCCGGAAGCGACTCTTGCGGTGATAGAAAAGAGATTGCCCGGATTTGAGCGGGCCATTACTGCCACAGGACTGGAGAAGACTCCTCACGCCATGATTTCACGTGCCGTGGCCGGAACTTTGGGGGAGAGTGTTATTGTGAATTTCCCCGGCAGTCCTAAAGCAGTGCGGGAAAGTCTTGAGGCTGTTCTGCCCGCCCTGAAGCACACTGTCGATAAGTTGCAGGGCGATAAAACCGATTGTGCAATTGTTTCGTAG